A genomic stretch from Chitinophaga agri includes:
- a CDS encoding anti-sigma factor — translation MDASRFISSGLIEAYVIGVATSNEVEELERGMAQFPEVKAAVDDCQLDMEQYITLQAKTPPASVRENILNIIAEEETARENGTYVEETTFSFDPPEKKLVSSAWRWLAAAIFVLLIGSAAMNYIFFGQINDYKGRYEALVASQNTLASESNIYRARMEQMEKSINIFKDPAIKTVKMPGTKPFPTAMATVFWNQQSKEVFLMANNLPQPAADKQYQLWAIVGGKPVDMGVIDTNDTSELLHKMKSIDNAEVFAITLENRGGSAEPTLDQMYVAGKAS, via the coding sequence GTGGACGCATCACGTTTCATATCGTCCGGGTTGATCGAAGCTTATGTTATAGGCGTAGCCACCTCCAACGAAGTAGAGGAGCTGGAGCGTGGTATGGCACAGTTTCCGGAAGTAAAGGCTGCAGTAGATGACTGCCAGCTTGATATGGAGCAGTACATTACCTTACAGGCTAAAACTCCGCCTGCTTCTGTCAGGGAAAACATTCTCAACATCATCGCTGAAGAAGAAACAGCCCGTGAAAACGGCACCTATGTTGAAGAAACAACTTTCTCCTTTGATCCTCCTGAAAAGAAGCTCGTAAGCAGTGCCTGGCGCTGGCTCGCCGCTGCCATCTTCGTATTACTCATCGGTAGTGCCGCAATGAATTATATATTCTTCGGACAGATCAATGACTACAAAGGACGCTACGAAGCATTGGTCGCTTCGCAAAATACACTCGCATCAGAATCTAATATCTACCGCGCACGCATGGAACAGATGGAGAAATCTATCAACATCTTCAAAGATCCTGCTATAAAAACGGTAAAGATGCCGGGTACCAAACCTTTCCCTACTGCCATGGCTACCGTATTCTGGAACCAGCAGTCGAAGGAAGTGTTCCTCATGGCCAACAATCTCCCGCAACCCGCTGCTGACAAGCAATACCAACTCTGGGCTATCGTAGGTGGCAAACCCGTTGATATGGGTGTGATAGATACCAACGATACCAGCGAACTGCTGCACAAAATGAAATCCATCGACAACGCTGAAGTGTTTGCCATCACCCTCGAAAACAGAGGTGGTAGCGCTGAACCTACACTTGATCAGATGTATGTCGCAGGAAAAGCCAGCTAA
- a CDS encoding RNA polymerase sigma factor produces the protein MESAFTYTESELVQGLKAKDQKVFGYLYDRYSPALYGVALKVLNDEGNANDVLQEVFLKIWRNIDRYDESKGRLFTWMLNITRNSAIDTLRSKAHKMDQKIQDIGDDVHLYTGNLTVHPSVDHLGLSKVLEKLTKEQRIIIDLAYYKGCTQEEISKVLEIPLGTVKTRMRNAIIQLRNLLKLV, from the coding sequence TTGGAATCCGCGTTCACATATACGGAATCTGAGCTGGTGCAGGGGCTGAAAGCCAAAGACCAGAAGGTATTCGGCTACCTGTATGACCGATATTCACCTGCCTTGTACGGGGTAGCACTTAAAGTGCTCAACGACGAAGGCAACGCGAATGATGTATTGCAGGAAGTGTTCCTAAAGATCTGGCGTAACATTGACCGGTACGATGAAAGCAAGGGACGCTTGTTCACCTGGATGCTCAATATTACCCGTAACTCTGCGATAGATACGCTCCGTTCTAAGGCACATAAAATGGATCAGAAAATCCAAGACATTGGGGATGACGTACATTTATATACAGGTAATTTAACTGTACACCCATCCGTTGACCATCTTGGACTTTCAAAGGTTCTTGAGAAACTGACTAAAGAACAACGAATCATCATTGATTTAGCGTACTATAAAGGTTGCACCCAGGAAGAAATATCCAAGGTGCTGGAAATACCTTTGGGTACTGTAAAAACAAGGATGAGAAATGCTATCATCCAATTACGAAACTTGTTAAAATTAGTATAG
- a CDS encoding anti-sigma factor, producing the protein MDVQRYISSGIIENHIAGLLSEPESREVVSAMQQYPEVGAAADAVQQDMEYYIQLWAHKPPAGIKRQLMERLRTADVTEAPAATAAPETVKEKTVKEKAVGQKAVKEKETYDNPFPEDIKEGASPLRIWQYSTAAAVLLLLGSVTMNVLSYGDSVGARQENASLQSEQAALTTEKDALKEQLESVHKEMAIMKDPSFKWTRMPAVGKHTGIVATVGWNPQSKETFILAQALPEPPADKQYQLWAIVNGKPIDAGVFELGDKAHSIQKVKPVDNAQVFAVTLEKKGGSPSPTLDQMFVAGKVSG; encoded by the coding sequence GTGGATGTTCAACGTTACATATCGTCCGGTATTATCGAAAACCATATTGCGGGATTGCTCTCCGAGCCTGAGTCCCGTGAAGTGGTCAGCGCTATGCAGCAGTATCCGGAAGTAGGTGCTGCAGCTGATGCTGTACAACAGGATATGGAGTACTATATTCAGTTATGGGCCCATAAACCGCCGGCAGGTATCAAACGTCAGCTGATGGAACGTCTCCGCACAGCTGATGTAACCGAAGCTCCTGCTGCTACAGCCGCGCCTGAAACAGTGAAAGAGAAGACTGTTAAAGAAAAAGCAGTCGGCCAAAAAGCGGTTAAAGAAAAAGAAACGTACGACAACCCTTTCCCTGAAGATATTAAAGAAGGTGCCTCACCACTGCGTATATGGCAATACAGTACGGCTGCGGCTGTACTACTGCTGCTGGGAAGTGTGACCATGAACGTCCTTTCCTATGGTGATTCCGTGGGTGCCAGACAGGAAAATGCATCATTGCAGTCTGAACAGGCTGCACTCACTACAGAGAAAGATGCCCTGAAGGAACAGCTGGAATCAGTTCATAAAGAAATGGCCATTATGAAGGACCCTTCTTTCAAATGGACACGCATGCCTGCTGTTGGTAAACATACCGGTATAGTAGCTACGGTCGGTTGGAACCCTCAGTCGAAAGAGACATTCATCCTGGCTCAGGCATTACCGGAACCACCTGCAGATAAGCAATATCAGCTTTGGGCCATCGTTAACGGTAAGCCAATCGATGCCGGCGTTTTTGAACTGGGAGATAAAGCTCACTCCATACAGAAAGTGAAGCCTGTAGACAATGCCCAGGTTTTTGCAGTTACACTCGAAAAGAAAGGGGGGAGTCCTTCCCCGACACTGGACCAGATGTTCGTAGCTGGCAAGGTTTCTGGTTGA
- a CDS encoding RNA polymerase sigma factor, with amino-acid sequence MGAAVTYTESELVLGLKARSEKHFGYLYDHYSPALYGIALKVLNDEAIAGDVLQEIFLKIWRGIDRYDTDKGRLFTWMVNIARNTAIDTLRSKAHKMGQKVAELGSNALASDQLAIYPSVDHLGLVKVLEQLSKEQRVIIDLAYYKGCTQDEIAKILDIPLGTVKTRMRNAIIQLRNILKQI; translated from the coding sequence TTGGGAGCAGCAGTCACATATACAGAATCGGAACTCGTACTTGGCCTTAAAGCCAGGAGTGAGAAACATTTCGGTTATTTATATGATCATTATTCACCAGCATTATATGGTATTGCGCTTAAAGTGCTGAACGATGAGGCAATCGCTGGTGATGTGCTGCAGGAAATCTTTCTCAAGATCTGGCGTGGTATTGATCGTTACGATACCGATAAGGGACGCCTGTTTACCTGGATGGTAAATATCGCCCGTAATACCGCCATTGATACACTCCGCTCAAAGGCCCATAAAATGGGGCAGAAGGTTGCAGAATTAGGGAGCAACGCTCTTGCATCTGACCAGCTGGCTATTTATCCTTCTGTAGATCATCTCGGATTGGTGAAAGTGCTGGAACAGCTCAGCAAGGAACAACGTGTTATTATAGACCTGGCTTATTATAAAGGATGTACGCAGGATGAAATAGCGAAGATATTGGACATCCCTCTGGGAACGGTGAAGACCAGGATGCGTAATGCGATCATACAATTGCGGAATATTTTAAAACAGATCTAA
- the def gene encoding peptide deformylase: MILPIVAYGHPVLRKMCEDITPDYPQLEQLIANMWETMYASNGVGLAAPQINRPIRLFVVDSEQIINSLEEDEKKDYPGDNGIKQTFINAHIVSTGGEEWAYNEGCLSIPKVREDVYRPETVTIRYVDEQFQPQEKTFSGITARVIFHEYDHIDGKLFIDHLKPLKRRMIKGKLEDISKGKIRVDYKMVFHK, from the coding sequence ATGATTCTACCTATAGTTGCTTACGGTCATCCGGTATTACGTAAAATGTGTGAAGATATAACCCCTGATTACCCTCAGTTAGAGCAACTGATCGCCAATATGTGGGAAACCATGTATGCTTCCAATGGTGTAGGACTGGCTGCTCCGCAGATCAACAGGCCTATCCGCCTTTTCGTGGTTGATAGTGAACAGATCATCAACAGCCTGGAAGAGGATGAGAAGAAAGACTATCCTGGCGATAATGGTATAAAACAGACATTTATCAATGCACATATAGTAAGCACCGGCGGAGAAGAATGGGCGTACAACGAAGGTTGCCTCAGTATCCCTAAAGTGCGTGAAGACGTGTACCGTCCGGAAACCGTAACCATACGTTATGTAGACGAGCAATTCCAGCCTCAGGAAAAAACCTTCTCCGGCATCACTGCCCGTGTCATCTTCCATGAATACGATCACATCGATGGTAAATTGTTCATCGACCACCTGAAGCCATTAAAGCGCAGGATGATCAAAGGTAAGCTCGAGGATATCTCCAAAGGCAAGATCCGCGTGGATTATAAGATGGTATTTCATAAATAA
- the ruvX gene encoding Holliday junction resolvase RuvX, which produces MARILAIDYGKKRTGLAVTDPLQLIATGLTTVATHDLIPYLKKYLVQEQVELFLIGEPKNLDGGATDATALVTECVRILQKNFPQVPVKKVDERFTSKMAFQTMIDSGLKKKDRQNKALVDEISATIILQEYLQNK; this is translated from the coding sequence ATGGCACGTATCCTCGCAATTGACTACGGAAAGAAAAGAACAGGGCTGGCAGTAACCGATCCGTTACAGCTGATAGCCACCGGCCTGACTACGGTCGCTACCCACGACCTGATCCCCTATCTCAAAAAATACCTGGTACAGGAACAGGTTGAACTGTTCCTGATCGGAGAGCCGAAGAACCTGGATGGTGGCGCGACAGATGCTACTGCACTGGTGACCGAATGTGTGCGTATCCTGCAGAAGAACTTTCCGCAGGTGCCTGTAAAGAAAGTTGATGAGCGCTTTACATCCAAAATGGCTTTCCAGACAATGATAGACAGTGGCCTTAAAAAGAAGGACCGCCAGAATAAGGCGCTGGTCGACGAGATCAGTGCGACTATCATTCTGCAGGAATATTTGCAGAATAAGTAA